In the genome of Bryobacteraceae bacterium, one region contains:
- a CDS encoding GntR family transcriptional regulator, whose product MELPRLVRKRATDEVYDAIRSAILTRAFLPGQRLNVEEIAERLGVSLTPVRHALQQLSSEGLVEIHPRSGTYVTNVSARDIKETFDVRMALECLAAELALPILGPNEVTRFEELLATLAVPVVDEESLARHDRANSDLHLAIVQASGNRRLAEMYESLHAHIKIARIHAAETNLGERRNWSERLKEEHAEHTAIVTAIVQRDLAALTASLRKHITRAKEALVESLALRDRSASGA is encoded by the coding sequence ATGGAGCTACCCCGGCTCGTCCGCAAGCGCGCTACGGACGAAGTATACGACGCGATTCGCAGCGCCATCTTGACGCGCGCCTTTCTTCCCGGCCAACGGCTCAACGTCGAAGAGATCGCTGAAAGGCTCGGCGTTAGCCTGACGCCGGTGCGTCACGCCCTGCAGCAGCTTTCGAGCGAAGGGCTGGTGGAAATCCACCCACGCTCCGGCACGTATGTTACCAACGTCTCCGCTCGCGACATCAAGGAAACCTTCGACGTTCGGATGGCCCTGGAGTGTCTGGCCGCTGAACTGGCGCTGCCCATCCTCGGGCCGAACGAGGTGACGCGTTTCGAGGAACTGCTTGCCACGCTTGCCGTTCCCGTGGTGGACGAGGAGTCCCTCGCCCGGCACGATCGGGCCAACTCGGACTTGCATCTGGCCATCGTCCAGGCATCCGGAAACCGGCGGCTCGCTGAGATGTATGAGTCGCTGCACGCCCATATCAAGATCGCGCGCATCCATGCCGCTGAAACGAACCTTGGAGAGCGCCGCAACTGGAGCGAGCGGCTCAAGGAAGAGCACGCCGAGCATACCGCCATCGTCACCGCGATCGTCCAACGCGACCTTGCGGCGCTCACCGCATCGCTTCGGAAGCACATCACCCGCGCAAAGGAAGCGCTCGTCGAAAGCCTCGCCCTGCGGGACCGCTCCGCCTCCGGGGCCTGA
- a CDS encoding folylpolyglutamate synthase/dihydrofolate synthase family protein, with protein MTYPDSVRFLYSLGNETKVVKLGLERIQALLHELGNPQDGFLSVHVAGTNGKGSTAAMIAAGLRAGGVRTGLYTSPHLIEPTERIQIDGHAVSEEDFTRAFDTVHRTAIRLIDSGGIDGHPTYFETVTAMAFLLFREAGVERAVVEVGLGGRLDATNVINPEICIIAPVDFDHEQWLGSSLEAIAGEKAGIIKPRVPVVVASQHPEAMAAIRNRAAAAAAAVVALNEWRVENLEMDARGSTYDAVRGNERIAVHCPLAGEHQVLNSLAAAVCLWKLGFGAAGIANAVWPGRLERVAERPEVILDGAHNPAGIAALAGYIRRFHAGRRIWLIYGAVRDKSLGEIAEMLSDVASDVVLAPVDSPRAVRPEALKPLFSHRNVRIGNRLEEAIGMVRASAGAGDAVFITGSLFLVGEARKILTPR; from the coding sequence GTGACCTATCCCGATTCGGTTCGTTTCCTCTATTCGCTCGGCAATGAAACGAAAGTGGTGAAGCTCGGACTGGAACGAATCCAAGCCTTGCTCCACGAATTGGGGAATCCGCAGGATGGATTCCTTTCCGTGCATGTCGCGGGGACTAACGGGAAAGGGTCCACGGCGGCGATGATCGCGGCCGGGCTGCGCGCCGGCGGCGTACGGACCGGGCTGTACACGTCTCCGCACCTGATCGAACCCACCGAGCGCATCCAGATAGACGGGCATGCCGTGAGCGAGGAGGACTTTACCCGCGCTTTCGACACGGTACATCGAACGGCGATCCGATTGATCGACTCCGGTGGGATTGACGGGCACCCGACCTACTTCGAAACGGTGACGGCAATGGCGTTTTTGTTGTTCCGCGAAGCCGGAGTCGAGCGAGCCGTAGTGGAAGTTGGCCTCGGTGGGCGGCTGGATGCAACCAACGTGATCAATCCCGAAATCTGTATCATCGCTCCGGTGGATTTCGACCACGAGCAGTGGCTGGGGTCGAGCCTGGAGGCGATTGCCGGCGAGAAGGCGGGGATCATAAAGCCACGCGTACCCGTGGTTGTGGCGAGTCAGCACCCGGAGGCGATGGCGGCAATCCGGAACAGAGCGGCGGCGGCAGCGGCGGCGGTTGTCGCGCTCAATGAGTGGCGGGTGGAGAATCTGGAGATGGACGCACGGGGCAGCACGTACGACGCGGTTCGTGGAAACGAAAGGATCGCCGTGCACTGTCCGCTGGCTGGTGAGCACCAGGTGCTGAATTCACTGGCGGCGGCTGTTTGCCTGTGGAAACTCGGCTTCGGCGCGGCCGGAATCGCGAATGCCGTGTGGCCGGGGCGGCTGGAGAGGGTGGCGGAGCGCCCGGAAGTCATACTCGATGGCGCGCATAATCCCGCCGGAATCGCCGCGTTGGCCGGCTACATCCGGCGATTCCACGCCGGGCGGCGCATTTGGCTGATCTACGGCGCGGTTCGCGACAAATCGCTCGGCGAGATCGCAGAGATGCTCTCCGATGTGGCAAGCGATGTGGTGTTGGCGCCGGTGGATTCCCCCCGGGCGGTGCGTCCGGAAGCTTTGAAGCCGCTGTTCTCGCACCGGAACGTTAGAATCGGCAACCGGCTCGAGGAAGCCATCGGGATGGTGCGGGCGTCGGCGGGGGCCGGCGATGCGGTGTTCATTACGGGATCCCTGTTTCTGGTTGGCGAGGCGCGAAAAATCCTGACGCCGCGTTGA
- a CDS encoding APC family permease, translated as MVTETLRRELGLRDLVLFNVAAVVGIRWLAAAAHTGPVSIWLWASAALCFFVPTALVVGRLAQAMPEEGGIYVWTRAEFGEWHGFLCGWCYWLNNFFYFPSLVLAGVTMAAYIAGPEWIAEAESPRFAIPAATAVIVAVTALSLPGLASGKWVGNIGGAATYAAGLMIVAGGIAAAWLRGPATAMTIPEIGWDKVNFWPQIAFAFGGLELGAILGGEIRDAARTVRRAAWISGGAITGFYIAGTLAILALLEPGQISVVTGLAQAGHAAGEALSMGAAGPILAGLVTLGIAGQLGAWMTGTARLPVVFGIDRLLPASFADTRRVLAGQSAACIALLFAAQAGDNFRTGYQLLVDMTVITYFIPFLYLFLAGWRRGARPSTVAGLTVTSIAIAFSFIPPGGAESAWLFAAKLLAGVAAVVAAARLLYLKRRMA; from the coding sequence ATGGTGACTGAGACGCTCCGGCGTGAACTTGGGCTGCGCGACCTGGTTCTGTTCAATGTCGCCGCAGTGGTGGGGATCCGGTGGCTGGCCGCCGCGGCGCATACGGGTCCGGTATCGATCTGGCTGTGGGCTTCAGCGGCGTTGTGCTTCTTCGTACCTACCGCGCTCGTGGTGGGGCGGCTGGCCCAGGCGATGCCGGAGGAGGGCGGGATCTACGTGTGGACGCGCGCGGAATTCGGCGAGTGGCATGGCTTTCTCTGCGGGTGGTGCTACTGGCTGAACAACTTCTTCTATTTTCCGAGTCTGGTTCTGGCAGGCGTTACGATGGCGGCATACATCGCTGGTCCGGAGTGGATTGCCGAGGCCGAGAGTCCGCGGTTTGCGATTCCGGCGGCGACGGCGGTGATCGTGGCGGTGACGGCGCTGAGCCTTCCCGGTTTGGCGAGCGGCAAATGGGTAGGCAACATTGGCGGCGCGGCGACGTACGCGGCGGGCCTCATGATCGTCGCGGGAGGCATCGCGGCAGCTTGGTTACGCGGCCCCGCCACGGCGATGACAATTCCGGAAATCGGTTGGGACAAGGTCAACTTCTGGCCGCAGATCGCCTTTGCGTTCGGCGGACTCGAACTCGGTGCGATTCTCGGGGGCGAGATCCGCGACGCGGCGCGAACGGTGAGACGCGCGGCCTGGATCAGCGGCGGCGCTATCACGGGTTTCTACATCGCCGGGACACTCGCGATACTGGCGCTGCTCGAACCGGGGCAGATCAGCGTCGTCACCGGACTGGCGCAAGCGGGGCACGCGGCCGGAGAGGCCCTCAGCATGGGGGCGGCGGGGCCGATCCTGGCCGGCCTGGTAACGCTTGGGATCGCCGGGCAGTTAGGAGCCTGGATGACGGGCACGGCGAGGCTACCGGTAGTGTTCGGCATCGACCGTCTGCTGCCGGCTTCGTTCGCCGACACACGGCGGGTGCTTGCCGGCCAATCCGCCGCGTGCATTGCTCTTCTGTTCGCCGCGCAGGCGGGCGACAATTTCCGGACGGGTTACCAATTGCTCGTGGACATGACAGTAATTACCTATTTCATCCCGTTCCTGTACCTTTTTCTCGCCGGATGGCGGCGTGGTGCGAGGCCGAGCACGGTGGCGGGACTCACTGTGACTTCGATCGCGATTGCGTTCTCGTTCATCCCGCCGGGCGGCGCGGAATCGGCGTGGCTGTTCGCGGCGAAGCTGCTTGCCGGGGTGGCGGCGGTGGTCGCAGCGGCCCGGCTGCTGTACCTGAAGCGGAGAATGGCGTGA
- a CDS encoding gluconate 2-dehydrogenase subunit 3 family protein produces MKRREVFRIGAALAAAPAGAASLPAAVAPLAQATGPWQARALDDHQIKTVTQLADLILPDTDTPGAVKAGVVSRLDKILADGDPERRGNFLEAVAWIDGYAMRQHSKPFLDLSAAAQTAILDELDHGASADGRAGRGHFRAVKGAVTGVYYATETGFRELNKGGRVPRTYGCTHPEHK; encoded by the coding sequence ATGAAACGCCGGGAAGTGTTTCGAATTGGCGCCGCGCTGGCTGCCGCGCCAGCAGGCGCCGCATCCTTACCCGCCGCGGTTGCGCCGTTGGCCCAAGCCACGGGTCCGTGGCAGGCGCGGGCGTTGGATGATCACCAGATCAAAACAGTGACGCAGCTTGCCGATCTGATTCTGCCGGATACCGATACGCCGGGCGCGGTGAAGGCCGGAGTCGTTTCACGGTTGGACAAGATCCTTGCCGACGGGGATCCGGAGCGCCGCGGCAATTTCCTTGAGGCGGTCGCCTGGATCGACGGGTACGCGATGCGGCAGCACTCCAAGCCATTCCTGGACCTGAGCGCCGCCGCGCAGACCGCGATCCTCGACGAACTGGACCACGGCGCGAGCGCGGATGGGCGCGCTGGGCGGGGCCATTTCCGGGCCGTGAAAGGCGCCGTTACCGGTGTCTACTACGCCACGGAGACCGGCTTTCGCGAACTCAACAAAGGGGGCCGCGTCCCTCGCACCTACGGCTGCACGCATCCCGAACACAAGTAG
- a CDS encoding sigma-70 family RNA polymerase sigma factor, with amino-acid sequence MSQPPIPDPGSASALAARNSVWAELVARMAAGDQRALGALYDDTSPILFGLALRVLGSREDAEEAVLDAYARAWRLSSTFDGSRGSALTWLVMMARSIAIDRLRSRTAKSGREEAIDGIAEPAGSGLSPESEAFFTQQRFRIEAALDQLPAEQRQAIELAFFDGLSHSEVAEATGVPLGTAKTRVRLGLARLRQVLEGNA; translated from the coding sequence TTGTCTCAGCCGCCGATTCCGGATCCTGGTTCTGCTTCCGCCCTGGCGGCCCGGAACAGCGTCTGGGCCGAACTCGTTGCCCGGATGGCCGCAGGTGACCAACGGGCTCTCGGCGCACTCTACGACGACACCAGTCCTATCCTGTTCGGCCTCGCCTTGCGTGTGCTTGGCTCGCGCGAAGATGCTGAGGAAGCCGTCCTCGATGCCTACGCACGCGCATGGCGCCTCTCGTCCACTTTCGACGGCTCGCGCGGCTCCGCACTCACGTGGCTGGTCATGATGGCGCGAAGCATCGCCATTGACCGCCTGCGATCGCGCACGGCGAAATCTGGAAGGGAAGAAGCCATCGACGGCATCGCCGAACCGGCCGGTTCCGGGTTGAGTCCCGAGTCGGAGGCGTTCTTTACCCAACAGCGTTTCCGCATTGAGGCCGCGCTCGATCAACTCCCGGCTGAGCAGCGACAAGCGATTGAACTGGCCTTCTTTGATGGTCTGAGCCACTCTGAAGTCGCCGAAGCCACCGGTGTGCCCTTGGGCACGGCGAAAACCCGTGTCCGGCTTGGATTGGCGCGTCTGCGGCAGGTGCTTGAGGGAAATGCATAG
- a CDS encoding GHMP kinase: MIETMAYARAGLLGNPSDGYYGKTISLLVKNFRARVILYPSARLEIKLSKADLPVFENLGDLYQTTRWRGYYGGIRIIQALVVRFMDYCRDQGIELPDRNFTLEYESTVPLRLGMGGSSAIITAALRALCQYYEVSVPIEMQPNLVLETETKELNVAAGLQDRVIQSYEGLVYMDFSREHMERNGHGKYERLDPGILPDIYLAYRTSLSEGTEVFHNNIRDRWRRGDPEIVDAMAEWASYAERGRQALQERDYDSLDRLIDANYDLRDRLYEISAGNREMIRLARSTGASANFAGSGGAIVGRYRGEEMLARLRDVLSPAGVAVIRPRIV; the protein is encoded by the coding sequence ATGATCGAAACGATGGCCTATGCGCGTGCCGGTTTGCTGGGAAATCCGAGCGACGGCTACTACGGCAAAACGATCTCCCTGCTGGTAAAGAACTTCCGCGCGAGAGTCATACTGTACCCCAGCGCCCGCCTCGAGATCAAGCTGTCGAAAGCGGACTTGCCCGTATTCGAGAACCTCGGCGATTTATATCAGACAACGAGGTGGCGCGGATATTACGGGGGGATTCGTATTATCCAGGCGCTGGTGGTGCGTTTTATGGACTACTGCCGGGACCAAGGAATCGAGCTTCCGGATCGAAACTTCACACTGGAATACGAAAGCACAGTGCCGCTGAGACTGGGAATGGGCGGTTCCAGCGCGATTATCACGGCTGCGTTGAGGGCGCTCTGCCAATATTACGAAGTTTCCGTTCCCATTGAGATGCAGCCGAATCTGGTGCTCGAAACCGAAACCAAGGAACTCAATGTTGCAGCGGGCCTGCAAGATCGAGTGATTCAATCTTATGAAGGCTTAGTATACATGGACTTTTCCCGTGAACATATGGAGCGGAACGGGCATGGAAAGTACGAACGGCTGGACCCGGGGATTCTGCCGGATATTTACCTAGCTTACCGGACGTCGCTGAGCGAAGGGACGGAGGTATTTCACAACAATATCCGCGACCGGTGGCGGCGGGGCGATCCGGAGATAGTGGATGCCATGGCGGAATGGGCGAGCTATGCAGAGCGTGGACGCCAAGCCCTGCAGGAACGGGACTACGATTCGCTAGACCGGCTGATAGACGCCAACTACGACCTTCGCGACCGTCTGTATGAGATCAGCGCCGGTAACCGGGAGATGATCCGTTTGGCTCGAAGCACCGGAGCTTCTGCGAACTTCGCCGGATCCGGCGGAGCGATCGTTGGCCGGTACCGCGGCGAGGAGATGCTCGCGCGGTTGCGGGACGTATTGTCGCCGGCCGGCGTTGCCGTGATCCGGCCGCGCATCGTTTAG
- the dtd gene encoding D-aminoacyl-tRNA deacylase: MRAVVQRVSNASVAVDGRVSGEIGTGLLVLVGVAANDSEADAAYLADKIAALRIFADDAGKMNLSVSDVGGSILAVSQFTLYGDVRRGRRPAFDRSASPEDARRLYEYFVTALRRSGVLVETGIFQAHMKVSLLNDGPVTILLDSEKTI; encoded by the coding sequence ATGCGCGCCGTAGTCCAGCGTGTTTCGAACGCCAGCGTGGCTGTGGACGGACGCGTTTCCGGCGAGATCGGGACCGGCCTGCTCGTTCTCGTGGGCGTCGCCGCGAACGATAGCGAAGCCGACGCCGCCTACCTCGCCGATAAGATCGCCGCCCTTCGGATCTTTGCGGACGACGCCGGAAAGATGAATCTTTCCGTATCGGATGTCGGCGGCTCCATATTAGCCGTGAGCCAGTTTACACTCTATGGAGATGTGCGGCGTGGCCGGCGTCCGGCCTTTGACCGCTCCGCTTCTCCGGAGGATGCGCGCCGATTGTATGAGTACTTCGTCACCGCGCTCCGGCGGTCCGGCGTACTTGTAGAGACCGGAATCTTCCAAGCTCACATGAAGGTGTCACTGCTCAACGACGGTCCCGTCACCATCCTTCTTGACTCAGAGAAGACTATCTAA
- a CDS encoding ABC transporter ATP-binding protein, translating to MDVRGLRYRYPDGTEALRGVDFQLEAGETVILLGGNGSGKTTFTLHLNGLLRGEGEITICGQRLSPGTVGAIRRKVGLVFQDADEQLFMPTVLEDAAYGLRNLGYTEAEARKLAAAALERTGIAHCADRAPYHLSGGEKRRAAIAGILAMEPEILVLDEPTTSLDPPGRRELIDLLTGLAQAKVIITHDDRLARALGTRAVFFNKGRISATGGVDELLDRFNWRE from the coding sequence GTGGACGTTCGAGGGCTCCGGTATCGGTATCCGGACGGCACCGAAGCGCTGCGCGGCGTCGACTTCCAACTCGAAGCCGGCGAGACGGTCATCCTCCTTGGCGGAAACGGATCCGGCAAGACGACGTTCACGCTGCACCTGAACGGGCTGCTACGCGGAGAGGGCGAGATTACTATCTGCGGCCAGCGGCTTAGTCCGGGCACTGTGGGCGCGATCCGGCGAAAAGTGGGTCTAGTCTTTCAAGACGCCGACGAACAGTTGTTCATGCCGACGGTGCTCGAAGACGCGGCGTATGGCCTCAGGAACCTCGGATATACGGAGGCCGAGGCCAGAAAACTAGCGGCAGCGGCGTTGGAACGGACCGGGATCGCCCACTGCGCGGATCGCGCGCCGTATCATCTGAGCGGCGGTGAAAAGCGGCGTGCGGCGATTGCGGGGATACTGGCGATGGAGCCGGAGATATTGGTGTTGGATGAGCCAACGACTTCGCTGGATCCGCCTGGGCGGCGCGAACTAATCGATCTGCTTACCGGACTGGCGCAAGCGAAGGTGATCATCACGCACGACGACCGGTTGGCCAGAGCACTGGGGACGAGAGCTGTTTTCTTCAATAAGGGGAGAATCTCAGCGACGGGAGGGGTAGACGAACTACTAGACCGTTTCAACTGGCGTGAATAA
- a CDS encoding energy-coupling factor transporter transmembrane component T, whose translation MHVDLDSWSRGDSWLHRRDARAKLLATLFMLIAVGTSAVPLAHLAPVACAAAVSRLPPVSLAARAALVLPFTLSFAAVSILGGDWNRAYLVIIRSMLSAATVAILTGVTPLPSLVRGAERLGAPRLLMEVIQFLYRYLYVLYDQAARMRWASQSRGGFRWEAAGGAIGVLFASSYQRAEAIHRAMLARGFDGRLQRSTLGRMGAADIAMAAGVAGTLSAARLVWGF comes from the coding sequence ATGCATGTCGACCTGGATTCCTGGAGCCGGGGCGACTCATGGCTGCACCGGCGCGATGCACGCGCGAAACTTCTGGCCACGCTTTTCATGCTGATCGCCGTGGGCACGTCGGCGGTTCCGCTCGCCCATTTAGCTCCGGTCGCCTGCGCCGCGGCCGTCAGCCGCCTGCCGCCGGTTAGCCTGGCCGCCCGGGCGGCGCTGGTGCTTCCCTTCACGCTGAGCTTCGCCGCGGTGTCGATACTCGGCGGCGACTGGAACCGGGCCTACCTTGTGATCATCCGGAGTATGTTGTCCGCGGCGACTGTAGCGATCCTTACCGGAGTTACGCCGCTGCCGTCGCTGGTGAGAGGGGCCGAGAGGCTGGGAGCCCCGCGCCTGTTGATGGAAGTGATCCAGTTTCTGTATCGCTACCTGTACGTGCTGTACGATCAAGCGGCGCGAATGCGGTGGGCGTCGCAAAGCCGGGGCGGGTTTCGTTGGGAGGCCGCGGGCGGGGCGATTGGCGTGCTCTTCGCGTCTTCCTACCAACGCGCGGAGGCGATCCACCGCGCGATGCTCGCCCGAGGCTTTGACGGCCGGCTGCAGAGGTCAACGCTGGGCCGGATGGGCGCCGCCGACATCGCCATGGCCGCCGGAGTAGCCGGCACGCTTTCGGCCGCGAGGTTAGTTTGGGGCTTCTAG
- a CDS encoding energy-coupling factor ABC transporter permease: MHIPDGFLSTPVWAALGAASAASVGIAARRAERNLQEGSVPLLGVMGAFVFAAQMINFPVGLGTSGHLLGGALLACTLGPWAATVVMTAILAVQALVFQDGGLLALGANVFNMGVAGVFFGYLPFHYWGTSWRRAAAFLGGTLSVLIASSLALLELRISGVRMPGVVVGISAGLFAVSAVLEGAITMAAFAAVERINRAWIHEPAKGNRQGLGVIAGAAALLATAGAMLASSFPDGLEKLAETLGIEDRARTLMETPFADYELQSLENPMIRKAVAGLVGLTCIYLVCLATGRVLMRRRNG, encoded by the coding sequence ATGCATATCCCCGACGGCTTTCTTTCCACACCGGTGTGGGCCGCGTTAGGCGCGGCCAGCGCGGCGTCGGTAGGAATCGCCGCTCGGAGAGCGGAACGGAATCTGCAGGAAGGCAGTGTGCCGCTGCTCGGGGTGATGGGCGCGTTCGTGTTCGCGGCGCAGATGATCAACTTCCCGGTGGGGCTTGGGACGAGCGGACATCTGCTGGGAGGCGCGCTGCTGGCTTGCACGCTCGGCCCTTGGGCGGCGACGGTTGTGATGACCGCGATCCTTGCCGTTCAGGCCCTTGTCTTTCAGGACGGCGGACTCCTGGCGCTGGGTGCGAACGTGTTCAATATGGGCGTGGCCGGAGTCTTTTTCGGCTACCTGCCGTTTCACTACTGGGGGACTTCGTGGAGGCGTGCGGCGGCTTTCCTGGGGGGAACACTCTCGGTATTGATCGCTTCGTCGCTGGCGCTGTTGGAGCTTCGCATCTCGGGAGTCCGCATGCCCGGTGTAGTGGTGGGGATCTCGGCCGGGCTGTTTGCCGTGTCGGCGGTGCTCGAAGGCGCGATCACGATGGCGGCTTTCGCAGCGGTGGAGCGGATCAACCGGGCATGGATCCATGAGCCGGCCAAGGGGAATCGGCAAGGGTTGGGCGTAATCGCGGGCGCGGCGGCGCTGCTGGCCACGGCGGGCGCGATGCTGGCGTCGAGCTTTCCCGACGGGCTCGAGAAGCTCGCCGAGACGTTAGGCATCGAAGACCGGGCCCGCACGTTGATGGAGACGCCCTTCGCCGACTACGAACTCCAGTCTCTCGAGAATCCAATGATCCGGAAAGCCGTCGCCGGTCTCGTCGGTCTCACGTGTATCTACCTGGTTTGCCTGGCTACCGGCAGGGTGCTGATGCGCCGGAGAAACGGCTAA
- the nikR gene encoding nickel-responsive transcriptional regulator NikR has protein sequence MSDLSRIGVAIDSDLLERFDAHIARRGYTNRSEAFRDLIREELVATAAESPNTSVVGTVTLVYDHHVRMLSDRLTDLQHDHFHNVLSTLHVHLDHDNCLEVLVVRGPAAEVRRIADALISTKGVKHGRLSITTTTGDHA, from the coding sequence ATGAGCGATCTCAGCCGCATCGGCGTTGCCATCGATTCGGATCTGCTCGAGCGCTTCGACGCCCACATTGCCCGGCGCGGATACACCAACCGCTCCGAAGCCTTTCGTGATCTGATCCGCGAGGAACTCGTGGCCACGGCGGCCGAGTCCCCGAATACATCCGTCGTGGGTACAGTTACGCTCGTCTACGATCATCACGTCCGCATGTTGAGTGACCGCTTGACGGATTTGCAGCACGATCATTTTCACAACGTGCTCTCCACTTTGCACGTCCATCTCGACCACGACAACTGCCTCGAAGTGCTCGTGGTGCGCGGGCCCGCCGCCGAAGTCCGTCGCATCGCCGATGCGCTGATCTCAACCAAGGGAGTTAAGCACGGGCGCCTCAGCATCACCACCACCACCGGAGACCACGCGTGA
- a CDS encoding holo-[acyl-carrier-protein] synthase yields the protein MILGTGIDLAEVDRIRASIERHGDRFLQRIYTPGEIAYVERKANKFERYAARFAAKEAGMKAIGTGWRRGVTFQDFEVANLPSGRPTLRLKGKAAEIARELGVNRISLSLTHTGQNGMAFVILED from the coding sequence GTGATTCTGGGGACCGGGATCGATCTCGCCGAAGTCGACCGCATCCGAGCATCCATCGAACGCCACGGCGACCGGTTTCTGCAACGCATCTACACCCCCGGTGAGATCGCCTACGTCGAGCGAAAGGCGAACAAGTTCGAACGCTACGCGGCTCGGTTCGCGGCCAAGGAAGCCGGCATGAAAGCGATCGGCACCGGTTGGCGCCGCGGCGTTACCTTTCAGGACTTCGAGGTCGCCAACCTGCCCTCCGGCAGGCCCACCCTGCGGCTCAAGGGTAAGGCTGCCGAGATCGCCCGCGAACTCGGCGTGAATCGGATTTCGCTCTCGCTCACACACACGGGTCAGAACGGGATGGCTTTCGTCATCCTTGAAGACTGA
- a CDS encoding amidohydrolase, whose amino-acid sequence MLRLPIAMFLMAATLAAQAPNPTALKQAAQEMADGRRKLTQEITDTIFSLSELGYQELETSAYVTGILQKEGFRITRGVAGMPTAWVAEWGSGRPVVGLMADIDGLPETSQKPGVAYHSPLIQNGPGHGEGHNAGQAVNVTAALIAKSLMEQYKIPGTIRLYPGIAEELLGSRTYMVNAGLFKDLDIMLSSHISNGFATGYGFPSGSGLVSTQYSFEGVSAHGAGSPWRGRSALDAVELMNVGWNYRREHLRPEQRSHYVIVNGGDQPNVVPPFATVWYFFREWDYDRINELHAIGTRIAEAAAMMTDTKMSERVLGAAWPGHFNQPLAEALYANIVKVGMPQWSDDDQKMAKGAQRMMKAEDKGLTTKVGELGKGGISGGGSDDIAEVSWNLPTVVLRYPGNIPGMVGHHWSSGIAMATPIAHKGATAGAKAHAMTILDLMLDPKLVSAAKAYFTEQTAKTKWQSLIPVDTKPPIHLNKEKMERFQPELRKLRYDPSKYSTYLEQLGVKYPEVRE is encoded by the coding sequence ATGCTCCGATTGCCGATTGCGATGTTCCTGATGGCCGCGACACTCGCGGCGCAAGCGCCGAATCCCACGGCGCTCAAACAGGCTGCCCAGGAGATGGCCGACGGCCGGCGTAAACTCACGCAGGAGATCACGGACACCATCTTTTCTCTCTCCGAACTTGGCTACCAGGAGTTGGAGACCTCGGCCTACGTAACAGGCATCCTCCAGAAAGAAGGCTTCCGGATTACGCGCGGAGTTGCGGGAATGCCTACGGCATGGGTTGCCGAATGGGGCTCGGGCAGGCCCGTCGTCGGCCTGATGGCGGACATTGATGGGCTCCCGGAGACATCGCAGAAGCCGGGGGTTGCGTATCATTCGCCGCTCATTCAGAACGGCCCCGGCCACGGCGAAGGGCACAACGCCGGCCAAGCGGTGAACGTTACCGCGGCGCTGATCGCGAAAAGCCTGATGGAGCAGTACAAGATCCCCGGAACCATCCGCCTCTATCCCGGCATCGCCGAAGAGTTGCTCGGCTCCCGGACCTACATGGTGAACGCCGGTCTGTTTAAGGATCTCGACATCATGCTCTCCAGTCACATTTCGAACGGCTTCGCCACCGGGTACGGATTTCCTTCCGGGTCCGGACTCGTTTCCACCCAGTATTCGTTCGAAGGCGTCTCAGCGCATGGCGCCGGTTCGCCCTGGAGGGGCCGCAGCGCGTTGGATGCGGTGGAGTTGATGAACGTCGGCTGGAATTATCGCCGCGAACACCTGCGTCCCGAACAGCGTTCGCACTACGTGATCGTCAACGGCGGCGACCAGCCGAATGTCGTCCCGCCATTCGCCACCGTCTGGTACTTCTTCCGCGAATGGGATTACGACCGCATCAATGAATTGCACGCAATCGGTACCCGCATCGCCGAGGCGGCGGCGATGATGACCGACACCAAGATGTCTGAGCGTGTTCTCGGTGCGGCCTGGCCCGGACACTTCAATCAGCCGCTCGCCGAGGCGCTCTACGCCAACATCGTCAAGGTCGGGATGCCACAGTGGAGCGACGACGATCAGAAGATGGCGAAAGGCGCGCAGCGGATGATGAAGGCGGAGGACAAGGGGCTTACCACGAAGGTCGGAGAGCTTGGCAAGGGGGGCATCAGCGGCGGCGGGTCCGACGACATCGCCGAGGTCTCCTGGAATCTGCCGACGGTCGTGCTGCGCTATCCCGGCAACATTCCCGGCATGGTCGGCCACCATTGGTCGAGCGGCATCGCGATGGCCACGCCCATCGCTCACAAAGGCGCCACGGCCGGCGCCAAGGCCCATGCGATGACGATCCTCGACCTGATGCTCGATCCCAAGCTCGTGAGCGCGGCCAAGGCGTATTTCACTGAACAGACCGCGAAGACCAAATGGCAGTCGCTGATCCCGGTGGATACCAAGCCGCCGATTCATCTGAACAAGGAAAAGATGGAGCGCTTCCAGCCGGAGTTGCGGAAGCTCCGCTACGATCCGTCGAAGTACTCCACTTATCTCGAGCAGTTGGGCGTGAAGTACCCTGAGGTCCGTGAGTGA